Proteins co-encoded in one Dendropsophus ebraccatus isolate aDenEbr1 chromosome 9, aDenEbr1.pat, whole genome shotgun sequence genomic window:
- the LOC138801895 gene encoding putative taste receptor type 2 member 33, with the protein MDTDKLITLIVPVTIEFVLGTALNLYILLFYIGNLKNGISLGPSDKVHLTKALVNVSLHMVVTIQCIMGVFWPFLYFRNGVFLLSSTINMFLNFYNYWLTAVLCVYYCTNITTGGHYVFVWLRRNLSSHLLHMLLVSGLGLVALCIPLLSFCSIDPPENTTYQSGVTQGVSLQNLPYKAISTVLGCFLPFTIALVCTTFTSWFLIKHMWRMRETKQGFTGATLKAQIKATRTMILFLLISVIYNVIQILFLSIISGTTDVVMVMTLLVILSYPMLEAIVIIQSSAKLWSALLETFFQRKRRNGEAET; encoded by the coding sequence ATGGATACTGACAAACTGATCACCCTGATTGTTCCTGTAACTATAGAATTTGTGCTGGGAACAGCCCTAAACCTGTACATCCTGCTTTTTTATATAGGAAACCTGAAGAATGGCATCTCGCTGGGCCCATCGGATAAAGTCCACCTCACCAAGGCCCTTGTCAATGTCTCTCTGCACATGGTGGTCACCATACAATGCATTATGGGTGTTTTTTGGCCTTTTTTGTATTTTCGGAATGGAGTTTTTCTCTTGAGTTCAACAATTAATATGTTCCTAAACTTTTATAATTATTGGCTGACGGCCGTGCTCTGTGTCTACTACTGCACCAACATCACCACCGGTGGTCACTACGTCTTTGTTTGGCTGAGAAGGAATCTCTCGTCTCACCTGCTCCACATGCTTCTTGTATCAGGACTTGGTTTGGTTGCCCTATGTATTCCACTACTCAGTTTTTGTAGCATAGATCCCCCTGAGAACACCACATACCAATCTGGGGTTACACAAGGGGTATCCCTTCAAAATTTGCCATACAAAGCAATATCCACCGTCCTGGGCTGCTTCTTACCCTTCACCATCGCTCTTGTCTGCACCACATTCACCTCCTGGTTTCTTATCAAGCACATGTGGAGAATGAGAGAGACTAAGCAAGGGTTTACTGGTGCTACACTCAAAGCCCAGATTAAAGCTACAAGAACCATGATCCTGTTCCTTCTCATTTCTGTTATCTACAATGTAATACAAATACTTTTCTTATCGATCATTTCCGGAACCACCGATGTAGTAATGGTAATGACCTTGCTTGTTATCCTATCCTACCCAATGTTAGAGGCCATCGTCATCATCCAGAGCAGTGCCAAGCTGTGGAGCGCCCTTCTAGAGACCTTCTTTCAGAGGAAAAGAAGGAACGGTGAGGCCGAGACCTAA